The proteins below come from a single Tissierella sp. MB52-C2 genomic window:
- a CDS encoding methyl-accepting chemotaxis protein, with product MGKRIRDFLKLFIFSTIFMVASYFTSLYFESQIMQIVLTVLFSLGLSLVLLKVKGNGGMKEIINHLSNINNLDFDLTENIDISHEAREKIHQVYRQVRDNLKTQVEISTEIFNICEDLTTLAVESLGSAELIATSVEIADSNAVEQSQMLNETNNLADKIHLSMKNIDNDVIDKIQFISSSITTAQEGIEEITAIEDRIINSKSMLENNAKKVVELRNYLDEVVNLVDLINKISNQTKMLSLNASIEAARAGEEGKGFSVVANEVGKLANETETVSKKIEEVIHRLKDDIVFISNSMESEMDYMDENCGVMEKTNQEFIGIIETLNLGKESLEGIKESTGENNSMIEEIVTNVTRIHEFSEETTAQIVQTTEETISQHNRSKNLNDVVEKIKTYVYAMQQFVVGRVMEEKMVKQAHKVKEYFLSNKNINDNMIKELMKDTGVDAIYITDSKGAVEYTNEKSAIGLNLYEADPSFNEFKRGNKEYIVTPIKKRVEDGKLFKFLTLTDEKGRLYEIGLALDSLIKTIK from the coding sequence GTGGGGAAAAGAATTAGAGATTTTTTAAAATTATTTATTTTTTCAACTATATTTATGGTGGCTAGTTATTTTACTAGCCTATATTTTGAATCGCAGATTATGCAAATTGTATTAACTGTATTGTTTTCACTAGGATTATCCTTAGTTCTATTAAAAGTAAAAGGTAATGGGGGAATGAAAGAAATCATAAATCATTTATCTAATATTAATAATTTAGATTTTGACCTTACAGAGAACATAGATATATCCCATGAGGCTAGGGAAAAGATTCATCAAGTATATAGACAGGTAAGGGATAATTTAAAAACACAAGTGGAAATATCTACAGAGATATTTAATATATGTGAAGACCTAACTACTTTGGCTGTGGAATCTTTAGGAAGTGCAGAGCTAATAGCTACATCAGTAGAAATAGCTGATTCCAATGCAGTGGAGCAAAGCCAAATGCTTAATGAAACCAATAATCTTGCAGACAAAATTCACTTGTCTATGAAAAATATAGATAATGATGTAATAGATAAGATTCAATTTATATCAAGTTCTATTACTACAGCTCAAGAAGGAATAGAGGAAATAACCGCCATAGAAGATAGAATAATAAACTCTAAATCCATGTTAGAAAATAATGCTAAAAAGGTAGTAGAATTAAGAAACTATTTAGATGAAGTAGTAAATTTAGTGGATTTAATAAATAAAATATCTAATCAGACAAAGATGCTTTCCCTAAATGCATCTATAGAAGCAGCTAGGGCAGGAGAGGAAGGAAAAGGATTTTCCGTTGTAGCCAATGAAGTAGGAAAGTTGGCAAATGAAACAGAAACTGTATCTAAGAAAATAGAGGAAGTAATCCATAGGCTAAAGGATGATATAGTCTTTATCTCTAATTCCATGGAAAGTGAAATGGATTATATGGATGAAAACTGTGGAGTAATGGAAAAGACAAATCAAGAATTTATAGGAATTATAGAAACACTAAATCTAGGTAAAGAAAGCTTAGAAGGTATAAAGGAATCCACAGGGGAAAATAATTCTATGATTGAAGAAATTGTAACTAACGTAACTAGAATACATGAGTTTTCAGAAGAAACAACGGCTCAAATAGTACAGACTACAGAAGAAACAATATCACAACATAATAGATCAAAGAATCTAAATGATGTAGTGGAAAAAATCAAAACCTATGTCTATGCTATGCAGCAATTTGTAGTAGGTAGAGTTATGGAAGAAAAGATGGTAAAACAAGCCCATAAAGTAAAAGAGTATTTTCTAAGTAATAAAAATATAAATGATAATATGATAAAAGAATTAATGAAGGATACAGGAGTAGATGCCATATATATTACAGACTCAAAGGGAGCTGTAGAATATACTAATGAAAAATCTGCCATAGGATTAAATCTATATGAAGCAGATCCAAGTTTTAATGAATTTAAGAGAGGCAATAAGGAATACATAGTAACCCCAATTAAAAAAAGAGTAGAAGATGGAAAATTATTTAAGTTTCTAACCCTTACAGATGAAAAAGGCAGGCTTTACGAAATTGGACTTGCCTTAGACTCACTGATTAAGACTATAAAGTAG
- a CDS encoding nucleotidyltransferase family protein, with protein MITGIILASGFSRRMKKDKLLIDIGGEKIIERVIKACIESNLDEIILVYRTEEVKRIGEKYNIKTCYNENAHLGQSQGLKLGVMNSSHTEYMFLVGDQPFITSELINQLIYQYKESDLPILVPYYNGNRGMPMIISSIYKEEILKIVGDKGARDIVKGNMDKVKIVDIEEEKPGMDIDDEEDLRKFKK; from the coding sequence ATGATTACAGGAATTATTTTAGCATCAGGTTTTTCAAGGAGAATGAAAAAAGATAAGCTGCTTATAGATATAGGGGGAGAAAAAATAATAGAAAGAGTTATTAAAGCATGTATAGAATCAAATCTAGATGAAATAATTTTAGTCTACAGGACGGAAGAAGTAAAAAGAATAGGCGAAAAATATAATATAAAAACTTGTTACAACGAAAATGCTCATTTGGGTCAGTCACAGGGACTGAAATTAGGAGTAATGAATTCTTCACATACTGAGTATATGTTTTTAGTAGGAGATCAGCCATTTATTACATCAGAATTAATAAATCAATTAATCTACCAATATAAAGAATCAGATCTACCTATATTAGTGCCTTATTATAATGGAAATCGAGGTATGCCAATGATTATTTCATCCATATATAAGGAAGAAATTCTAAAGATAGTGGGAGATAAAGGGGCTAGAGACATTGTAAAAGGGAACATGGATAAGGTAAAAATAGTAGATATAGAAGAAGAAAAGCCAGGCATGGATATAGATGATGAAGAAGATTTAAGGAAATTTAAAAAATAA